In Streptomyces sp. ML-6, the genomic stretch TCGGCGCGGTGCGCCCGGTGGACTTCACGGGCGAGACCGCGCGGGGCCGGGTGGTGCGGTGGTTGAAGCGTGCCATGTGAATTCCCCCGAATTCATTGGGAGAAGGCACAGCCGGAAGGGTGCCCGAGATCAGGGTCGGCGACGGACTCACTGATGCTCTACCCACTTGAGCTACCGGCCGGAGCCGGACGGGACTCGAACCCGCAACCCTCAGTACAAAGGAAGTAACCGTTGCCTGCGCACCGGGCACCCCCCGGCGTCCGTGCCTCCCGAGATCTTTTCGGCCGCGGCGGTATCTGGACAAGAAGGAGCCGCGGCCCTCGCACCGGGAGGTGCGTGCAGCCATCGCTGCTGATGAAGTTGTGGTGCCCAGAGATCCGATTCGGCGGAACCGACGAAGGTGCTCTACCCACTGAGCTACGCCGGATCGAGATCCGGCGGCGGGACTCGAACCCGCGACATCCCCATTAAGAGTGGAAGTAGGTCCTGCCTGCGCACCTGGGCACGGACAGGACTCTAAAAGAGGAACCGCCCGGTGCGCGAGGGAATTACGCGCCCGAGCGGTTCACCCGTACGAGTTACTGCTACTTCTTCGGCTGGCGCTTCCACGGGCCGGTGATGGCGAGCATGATGCCCGGCGTCTGGATGTTGGCGTACAGGGTCCGGCCGTCGGGCGAGAACGTGACACCGGTGAACTCGCTGTACTCCGGCTCCTCCTCGGTGCCGATGTTCAGTTCGTTGCGCGCGATGGGGTAGGTGCGGCCGCTCTCGGTCGCCCCGAAGAGGTGCTGGATGCCGTCGCCGTCCTCGGAGATGACCAGGCCGCCGTACGGGGAGACGGTGATGTTGTCCGGGCCGTCGAAGGCGCCGTCCTTCGACGGGTCGGGGTTCACGCCGAGGAGGACCTTCAGCGTCAGCGTGCGGCGCTTGGGGTCGTAGAACCAGACCTGGCCGTCGTGCTGGGCGGGGCTCTCGGAGCGGGCGAACGAGGAGACGACGTAGGCGCCGCCGTCGCCCCACCACATGCCTTCGAGCTTGCGGGCGCGGGTGATCTCGCCGTCGGCGAACTGCTTGCGCACCGAGACGGTCCTGGCGTCGCGGTCGGGCACGTCGACCCAGTCCACGCCGTACACGGTGCCGATCTTCGTGGCGCGGGCCAGGTCGTCGACGAACTTGCCGTTGCGGTCGAAGCACTTGGTGGCCTGGAGGACACCGGCGTCGTCGGCGAGGGTGCGCAGCTTGCCGCGGCCGTGCCGGAAGCCCTGCGGCGGGACCCAGCGGTAGAGCAGCCCGTTGGGGTTGCCGGCGTCCTCGGTCAGGTAGGCGTGACCGCGCTTGGGGTCGATCACGACGGCCTCGTGGGCGTACCGGCCGAATGCCTTGATCGGGTGCGGGTCGCGGTTGGCCCCGCGGTCGTACGGGTCGACCTCGAAGACGTAGCCGTGGTCCTTGAGCAGGCCGTTCTTGCCGGCCTTGTCCTCGGTCTCCTCGCAGGTGAGCCAGGTGCCCCACGGGGTGGTGCCACCGGCGCAGTTGGTGGAGGTGCCGGCGATGCCGACCCACTCGGCGACCCGGCCGTCGCGGCGGGTCTCCACGACGGTGCAGCCGCCGGCCGCGACCGGGTCGTAGACGAGGCCCTCGGTGAGCGGCACCGGGTGCTCCCAGCCGGCCCGGGTGCCGGCCAGCTCGTGATTGTTGACGAGCAGGGTGACGCCGCGCGGGCCCTCGAAGGCGGCCGTGCCGTCGTGGTTGGAGGGGGTGTGCTCACCGCTCTCCAGCTTGGTGACACCGCAGTGGGTGATGATCTTGTACGAGAAGCCGGCGGGGAGCGCGAGGATGCCCTCGGGGTCGGCGATCAGCGGTCCGTAGCCGGGTTCACGGCCGTGACCGTGGCCATGACCGTGCCCCTTGTCGTGTCCGTTGCCGTGCTTCGGGTCGTCGGCGGCCAGGGCACCGGGCGCGGTGGCCAGGGAGGCGACGGTGCCGGTCAGGGCGATGCCGGCACCGGTGAGTGCGGACTGCTTGGTGAATTCCCTGCGCGTGATGGGCATCACGTACTCCTGGGGCGACTGGACGGGTTGCTTGCGGGCCCACAGTCGCGCCCCCGCGCCAACGGAAGTTGAACTGCGGGCGACGCCGGGGGGCATCCTTCCTGTGCACTTGGCCGAAAACGGATGTCCGGCCCGGTGCCACCCACCGCCGCGGACCTGCTCGTTCGCGCCGGCCGCGCCGCTCGTCATCCTGTGCTGCCCGCACCGCCCGTCCCCCGGGGCCGGCCGCGTGAACGGACGGCGCGCCCCGCCGGGGCCGGGGAGCCACCGGCCGCCGACGGGGCGGGGAACCGTCTCAGGAGCCCGCGCGCGACCGGGCCTTGAACGCCGCCTTGCGGGCCTCCTTGGCCTTCTTCTTGTCGCTGTGCAGCCGGCCCATCGCTTCGAGGACCTCCGCCGTCGCCGGGTGCTCCACCCGCCACGCCTCGTCGAAGAAGCCGCTGTGCTGTCCGGCCAGGCCCTCGACCAGGTCCTGGAGCTCGTCCAGGTCGCCGTCGGCCTCCAGCTGGGCCGCGATCGTGTCGACGGTGAGCCAGAAGATCATCTGCTCCGGCGGCGCGGGCACGTCCGCCGCGCCCAGCTCCGCGAGCCAGACCCGGGCCAGCCCGCCCAGCTCGGGGTCGTCCAGCACCGCGCGCACCTCGGGTTCCGCCGCGGCGCCGACCAGGGCGAGGGCCTGCTGGCAGTGGAGCCTGCGCAGCGGGGCCTGCCGGTCCGTGCCGCGGGCCGCCGCCAGGAGTTCGCCCCCGGCGCCCTCCGTACCGCGCCGGGCGAGCCACAGTCCGACCTCGGCACGGGCCCCCGCCTCGGGGTAGTACGCGATGCCGCCGAGGAGCGCGTCGGCGCCCTTGTCCGCGAGGTCGCCGAGGGCCGGGGCGTCCACCCCGGCCTCCAGCATCCGGGCCCGCAGCCCGTACAGGCCGAGGGGGGTCAGCCGCACCATCCCGTACCGGGTGACGTCCTCGTCGTCGGCCGGTCCGGGGCCGTCCTCGCCCTCCTCGACCAGCAAGGCCTCGTCCACCGGGCGGTATTCGACGATCCCGATCGGTTCGAGGACCCGGAACTGGTCGTCGAGGCGCATCATCACCTCGGACACCTGCTCCAGGACGTCGTCGGTCGGCTCGCCCATGTCGTCGGGCACGACCATCGACGCGGCGAGGGCGGGCAGCGGGACCGGAACCGGGTCGGCGCCGCCCTCGCCGTCGCCGACGGTGAGCAGGTACAGGTTGCCGAGGACCCCGTCGAGGAACTCCGCCTCGATCTCCGGGTCCCAGTCCAGGGACTCGAAGTCGATCGTGCCGTCCTCGGCGACGAGGTCGGCGAGGTCGTCGAAGGCGGGGGCGGTGGCGTCGGCGTGGACGGCCTCCAGGGCCTCGAGCCAGATCGCCAGGACGTCCTGCGGTGAACCGCCGGTGAGGAGCGCAAGGTTGCCACCGGCGGTCACGGTGCCCTCGGCGTCCGGACCGGCGGCCCCGTCGGGGTCCTCGACGTCGAGGAGCCCGGCGTCGACCGCGAGCCGCCACGCCTCACTGGCCTCCGCCGCACCGTCCTCGTCCGGCTCCAGGCCGAGGTGCTCGGCCGCCGCCGGCAGCTGCGCCTCCACGAGTTCGCCCCCGGCGCCGACCCGGCTCCCCGGCCCCGCCCAGCGGGCGAGCCGGACGGCGCGGGCGAGC encodes the following:
- a CDS encoding alkaline phosphatase PhoX, which translates into the protein MPITRREFTKQSALTGAGIALTGTVASLATAPGALAADDPKHGNGHDKGHGHGHGHGREPGYGPLIADPEGILALPAGFSYKIITHCGVTKLESGEHTPSNHDGTAAFEGPRGVTLLVNNHELAGTRAGWEHPVPLTEGLVYDPVAAGGCTVVETRRDGRVAEWVGIAGTSTNCAGGTTPWGTWLTCEETEDKAGKNGLLKDHGYVFEVDPYDRGANRDPHPIKAFGRYAHEAVVIDPKRGHAYLTEDAGNPNGLLYRWVPPQGFRHGRGKLRTLADDAGVLQATKCFDRNGKFVDDLARATKIGTVYGVDWVDVPDRDARTVSVRKQFADGEITRARKLEGMWWGDGGAYVVSSFARSESPAQHDGQVWFYDPKRRTLTLKVLLGVNPDPSKDGAFDGPDNITVSPYGGLVISEDGDGIQHLFGATESGRTYPIARNELNIGTEEEPEYSEFTGVTFSPDGRTLYANIQTPGIMLAITGPWKRQPKK